Proteins found in one Microbacterium sp. LWS13-1.2 genomic segment:
- a CDS encoding ATP-binding cassette domain-containing protein translates to MPDRTAPPVIVVEGLRKTFGRQHVLDGLDLHVARGEVFALLGPNGAGKTTTINILTTLVHPDAGTATVAGVDVARAPEQVKRRISLTGQAAAVDDVLTGTENVVMMGRLSGLSRRSARRRAAELLERFGLTDAASRRVGTYSGGMRRRLDLALSFVVTPEVLFLDEPTTGLDTRSRRELWDVIRSLADAGTTVFLTTQYLEEADQLADRIAVLDGGRVVATGTAAQLKSRIGGDTVELHDAHGELVREVATDGSVTGLRRALDVLDESGAEGVVTLRRPSLDDVFLALTTPDGRGERADARRADTMKEIA, encoded by the coding sequence ATGCCCGACCGCACCGCTCCGCCGGTCATCGTCGTCGAGGGCCTGCGAAAGACGTTCGGCCGCCAGCACGTGCTCGACGGTCTCGACCTCCACGTCGCCCGTGGCGAGGTCTTCGCGCTCCTGGGCCCGAACGGCGCCGGCAAGACCACGACCATCAACATCCTCACGACGCTCGTCCACCCCGACGCCGGCACCGCCACGGTCGCGGGCGTCGACGTGGCGCGTGCTCCCGAGCAGGTCAAGCGCCGCATCAGCCTGACCGGCCAGGCCGCCGCCGTGGACGACGTCCTCACCGGCACCGAGAACGTCGTCATGATGGGCCGCCTGTCGGGGCTCTCCCGGCGCTCGGCCCGCAGACGCGCCGCGGAGCTGCTCGAGCGCTTCGGACTGACGGATGCCGCATCCCGCCGCGTCGGCACCTACTCGGGGGGCATGCGCCGACGGCTCGACCTGGCGCTCAGCTTCGTCGTCACACCCGAGGTGCTGTTCCTCGACGAGCCGACGACGGGGCTCGACACCCGCAGCCGCCGTGAACTGTGGGACGTCATCCGCTCGCTCGCCGACGCGGGGACCACGGTCTTCCTCACCACGCAGTATCTCGAGGAGGCAGACCAGCTGGCCGACCGCATCGCCGTGCTGGACGGCGGCCGCGTGGTCGCCACCGGAACCGCCGCGCAACTGAAGTCCCGCATCGGCGGCGACACGGTCGAGCTGCACGACGCGCACGGCGAGCTCGTCCGCGAAGTCGCCACCGACGGCTCGGTGACCGGGCTGCGCCGGGCGCTCGACGTGCTCGACGAGTCGGGCGCCGAGGGCGTCGTCACGCTGCGGCGACCGAGCCTCGACGACGTGTTCCTCGCGCTCACCACCCCCGACGGCCGCGGCGAGCGCGCCGACGCCCGCCGGGCCGACACCATGAAGGAGATCGCATGA
- a CDS encoding ABC transporter permease gives MTTVTASPTLPALRPRVTGLTAEGVFVGRSLLHSLRDGESLLMAILLPVMLMLMFTWVFGGAIDPTGDYVNYVVPGVILTCAGFGAASTAVYVAGDMKAGIIDRFRTMPVRASAVLTGHVVASLLRNLFATAIVIGVALLVGFRPTAGLWGWLGAVAVIALWILAITYLFAAIGLASGSPEGANGYGFIILFLPYLSSAYVPVDTMPEWLQGVAEYQPVTPIIETIRGLLMGTPVDDTVGWAIAWCFGILVVSFVWGAWLFRRKAGRR, from the coding sequence ATGACCACCGTGACCGCCTCGCCGACCCTCCCCGCGCTGCGTCCGCGGGTGACCGGCCTCACCGCCGAGGGTGTCTTCGTCGGGCGCAGCCTTCTGCACTCGCTGCGCGACGGCGAATCGCTGCTGATGGCGATCCTGCTGCCGGTGATGCTCATGCTGATGTTCACGTGGGTCTTCGGCGGGGCGATCGACCCCACCGGCGACTACGTCAACTACGTCGTGCCGGGTGTGATCCTCACGTGCGCCGGCTTCGGCGCCGCATCGACCGCCGTCTACGTCGCGGGCGACATGAAGGCCGGCATCATCGACCGGTTCCGGACGATGCCCGTGCGCGCGAGCGCCGTGCTCACCGGACACGTCGTCGCAAGTCTGCTGCGCAACCTGTTCGCGACCGCGATCGTGATCGGCGTCGCACTGCTCGTGGGGTTCCGTCCGACGGCGGGCCTGTGGGGCTGGCTCGGCGCCGTCGCGGTGATCGCGCTCTGGATCCTCGCGATCACGTATCTGTTCGCGGCGATCGGGCTCGCCTCCGGCAGCCCCGAAGGCGCCAACGGCTACGGGTTCATCATCCTGTTCCTGCCGTATCTCTCGAGCGCGTATGTGCCGGTCGACACGATGCCCGAGTGGCTCCAGGGCGTCGCGGAGTACCAGCCGGTGACGCCGATCATCGAGACGATCCGCGGCCTCCTGATGGGAACGCCCGTCGACGACACCGTCGGGTGGGCGATCGCCTGGTGCTTCGGGATCCTCGTCGTCTCGTTCGTCTGGGGTGCCTGGCTGTTCCGCCGCAAGGCCGGGCGCCGGTAG